Proteins encoded by one window of Blautia faecicola:
- a CDS encoding tyrosine-type recombinase/integrase: MIYKVETIKDGTEKYFFIRNLETMSIEELPSKYLMHKIKCKRSPNTVKRTAFSICYYMKYMAEKEMELTEVYQLDYEKQTEYFVEFLYWLKAGNHTEQTSGEKKCPNEGTCNAYLKDVFRFYLFIEAEYEQYGSLKTLSYNQIIAVNQVGVKKVLRNHSFKAYLKEEEHRGRTAKENQIITILQACTNRRDQLLLLMLAETGYRIGELLGVKYVKDIDYRNHMIRVCFREDNENEARAKNAEYRSAKISNDTFEFLMDYLAKYRKILQHQDYLFVNIMGENIGKPLRVDSVYDMLDRMEKKTGVKITPHMLRHYFANMRKQAGWELEMISQALGHKHLDTTIKYLDWLDDELIEASNEFYAQHTAIYGAERLLE, encoded by the coding sequence ATGATATACAAGGTGGAAACGATAAAAGATGGAACAGAAAAATATTTTTTCATCAGAAATCTGGAAACAATGAGCATTGAAGAACTGCCAAGTAAATATCTAATGCATAAGATTAAATGTAAACGTTCACCAAATACAGTGAAACGCACAGCATTTTCAATCTGCTATTATATGAAATATATGGCAGAGAAAGAAATGGAACTCACAGAAGTCTATCAGTTAGATTATGAAAAACAGACAGAATACTTTGTGGAATTTTTATACTGGCTTAAAGCCGGAAACCATACAGAGCAAACGTCTGGAGAAAAGAAGTGTCCGAATGAAGGAACCTGCAACGCATACTTAAAAGATGTGTTCAGGTTCTATTTATTTATAGAGGCAGAATATGAACAGTACGGAAGTCTCAAAACCTTATCGTATAACCAGATTATAGCGGTTAATCAGGTGGGAGTAAAAAAGGTACTGCGGAATCATTCTTTTAAAGCCTATCTGAAGGAAGAGGAACATCGTGGGAGAACAGCAAAAGAAAATCAGATTATTACAATTTTACAGGCCTGTACGAACCGAAGAGATCAGCTTCTGCTGCTTATGTTAGCAGAAACCGGATACAGAATCGGGGAACTACTGGGAGTAAAATATGTCAAAGATATTGATTATAGGAATCACATGATAAGGGTATGCTTCCGGGAAGATAATGAAAATGAAGCAAGAGCCAAAAATGCGGAATACAGAAGTGCCAAGATAAGTAATGATACGTTTGAATTTCTCATGGATTATCTGGCAAAATATCGGAAAATTCTGCAACATCAGGATTACCTGTTTGTGAATATCATGGGTGAGAACATTGGAAAGCCATTAAGAGTGGACAGTGTATATGATATGTTGGACCGAATGGAAAAGAAAACGGGAGTTAAAATCACACCCCACATGTTACGTCACTATTTTGCAAATATGCGAAAGCAGGCAGGATGGGAACTGGAGATGATCAGTCAGGCATTGGGGCATAAACATTTGGATACGACTATAAAGTATCTGGACTGGCTGGATGATGAACTGATAGAAGCAAGTAATGAGTTTTATGCACAACACACTGCTATTTATGGGGCGGAACGTCTGCTGGAGTAG